In the Acropora muricata isolate sample 2 chromosome 1, ASM3666990v1, whole genome shotgun sequence genome, one interval contains:
- the LOC136925683 gene encoding melanocyte-stimulating hormone receptor-like, with translation MNISEHGHFSTSGQLHRVIDQRPFFVFMFSLNIFLAFTATLGNSLILIALHKVSSIHPPTKFLLRCLAMTDFCIGVIVQPLFTAFLMEIASGNWRILSLILNTLNFTFCGFSFATATAISVERLLALLLGLRYRHTVTLRRVRCLVVCLLLISIVNGFVYSLSSEDFANSVGFAAIIASLFLSVFCHGKIFLKLRQHQAQVRQQVGHEQASGGGIPLNIERFKKTVSTIAWVQLALVFCYFPIFIVLTLEIVTLADWFKERSIFHVSALTIIYFNSTLNPILFCWKMREVREAVKTTLKQIRCFSS, from the coding sequence ATGAACATTTCTGAACACGGACACTTCTCAACCTCAGGTCAACTTCACCGGGTGATTGATCAAAGACCATTCTTTGTATTCATgttttctttgaacatttttcttgctttcaccgCAACACTTGGCAACTctctgatcctcattgcgcttcacaaagtgtcgtcgattcatcctccgacaaaatttttgctccgctgCCTTGCTATGACTGATTTTTGCATTGGTGTTATTGTTCAGCCACTTTTTACTGCCTTTTTGATGGAAATCGCAAGTGGCAACTGGCGTAtcctttccttgattttgaATACTTTGAATTTCACCTTCTGTGGATTTTCATTCGCAACGGCCACTGCCATTAGCGTGGAAAGGCTTCTCGCGCTGTTactgggattgagatacagacacacagtaacattaagacgagttcgttgccttgttGTCTGCTTGCTGCTCATTAGTATTGTAAATGGTTTTGTATATTCCTTGTCTTCTGAAGACTTTGCCAACAGCGTTGGATTTGCTGCGATCATAGCTTCCTTGTTCCTTTCGGTCTTCTGTCACGGCAAAATCTTCCTCAAACTAcgacagcatcaagcccaagtACGACAACAAGTTGGACATGAACAAGCAAGCGGAGGAGGCATTCCACTGAACATTGAGCGATTCAAAAAGACTGTTTCAACCATAGCCTGGGTGCAGTTAGCATTGGTGTTTTGCTATTTCCCaatattcattgttttgacACTGGAAATCGTCACTCTAgctgattggttcaaagaacgATCAATTTTTCACGTATCTGCATTAACAATCATCTATTTCAATTCCACTCTAAACCCGATCCTCTTTTGTTGGAAAATGCGAGAAGTCAGAGAAGCGGTAAAGACCACTTTGAAACAGATTCGTTGTTTTTCAAGTTAA
- the LOC136925694 gene encoding osteocalcin 2-like: MSDEIFFNCERVGHEAPDCTAEILCSICKDSSHLAKNCPCGWISPREAPPTSQPAEPDLQPTQEPISQPASPQNSSSQSSQSTQSSQSSSSSSSSQSSSSPASVSPSSPSFSPIAETLHGDDSDDANMENVPVPTPTINPMTASDDEMYHGAISDVNLLNSSAQSTDVDIDQELYNPKRSAEASNSEYITVTRKKKR; encoded by the coding sequence ATGTCAGACgaaatttttttcaactgcGAGCGTGTTGGCCATGAAGCTCCTGATTGTACTGCGGAGATTCTTTGCAGTATTTGTAAAGATTCCTCTCATCTAGCTAAGAATTGCCCATGTGGTTGGATTTCTCCTCGTGAAGCACCTCCTACCTCACAACCTGCTGAGCCTGATCTACAACCTACTCAAGAGCCTATTTCTCAACCTGCTTCCCCGCAGAATTCGTCTTCGCAGTCTTCGCAGTCTACGCAGTCTTCGCAATCTTCGTCATCTTCGTCCTCTTCTCAGTCTTCCTCTTCTCCTGCGTCTGTTAGTCCATCTTCACCTTCATTTTCTCCAATTGCTGAAACCCTTCATGGCGATGACTCTGATGATGCTAATATGGAAAATGTTCCTGTACCCACACCTACTATAAATCCGATGACGGCTTCTGATGATGAAATGTATCATGGTGCGATCTCTGATGTTAATTTGCTGAATTCATCTGCTCAATCTACGGATGTTGATATCGATCAGGAGTTGTATAATCCCAAAAGATCTGCTGAAGCGTCTAATAGTGAGTATATTACTGTTACACGTAAGAAAAAACGCTAA